The following proteins are encoded in a genomic region of Cryptomeria japonica chromosome 11, Sugi_1.0, whole genome shotgun sequence:
- the LOC131063932 gene encoding LOW QUALITY PROTEIN: major strawberry allergen Fra a 1-2 (The sequence of the model RefSeq protein was modified relative to this genomic sequence to represent the inferred CDS: deleted 1 base in 1 codon; substituted 1 base at 1 genomic stop codon), which produces MVAGSFSVEIDSSVEAKRLWNGMVKDGHNLIPKLAPQLFEGVTFVKGNGGVGTIRLIKXFTAVNTDFSYVKERIDEIDEENLVYSFSQVEGGVVGTKLASVTYQVKFSPKADGGTLVIYICNYDSLPGVAHDEAKIEEIKEKSTELFKLIEAYLIANPTSYC; this is translated from the exons ATGGTGGCAGGAAGTTTCAGTGTTGAAATAGACTCTTCAGTGGAAGCAAAGAGACTGTGGAATGGAATGGTGAAGGATGGCCATAATCTGATTCCAAAGCTAGCGCCCCAGCTCTTCGAAGGAGTCACATTTGTGAAAGGCAATGGAGGCGTCGGCACCATCCGTCTAATCAAATA ATTTACTGCTG TTAACACTGATTTCAGCTATGTGAAGGAGAGGATAGATGAAATTGATGAGGAGAATTTGGTTTACAGTTTCAGCCAAGTGGAGGGAGGAGTTGTGGGCACCAAATTGGCCTCAGTGACCTACCAAGTGAAGTTCAGCCCTAAAGCAGATGGTGGAACTCTTGTGATTTATATATGCAACTATGACAGCCTGCCTGGTGTTGCCCATGATGAGGCCAAAATTGAGGAGATCAAGGAAAAAAGCACTGAACTCTTCAAGTTGATTGAGGCATATCTCATTGCCAATCCCACTTCATATTGTTAA